One Mucilaginibacter ginkgonis genomic region harbors:
- a CDS encoding helix-turn-helix domain-containing protein has protein sequence MTINPRMLILAREARGLSQAELTKTLITISQATYSRIEKGIVEIQENQLNELSKHLDFPVSFFNREGKIPGSYQEYFYRKRQTLPKKQQIKLEATFDLIRMFCEDLLESVDIPDFSLPEIEIEHTNTAEVIANKVRRYLGIERGPIANLIELLERNGVMIFLLQNAPDKFDGTTVITKSGTRVIVLNENMPNYRKRFTISHELCHILCHIPFTSENPFKTDADIEKEADTFASEFLMPSDQIRNELYRLTYAKLTDIKGYWKVSKSSIIYRAHKLGCIDMNRFIYLMTELSRYNERKVEKNDVPMEDPQLLRLITDTFHKSLGFTDEEFMSALTINKDDFDFFILNKKRSTKMRIAV, from the coding sequence ATGACTATCAATCCACGTATGCTTATTTTGGCAAGAGAAGCAAGAGGGCTGTCTCAAGCTGAATTAACAAAAACTTTAATAACAATTAGCCAAGCAACTTATTCAAGAATTGAAAAAGGAATAGTGGAAATCCAAGAAAACCAACTTAATGAACTATCAAAACACCTCGATTTTCCTGTGTCATTTTTCAATAGAGAGGGAAAAATACCAGGGTCATATCAGGAATATTTTTACCGAAAAAGACAGACATTACCCAAAAAACAACAAATAAAACTTGAAGCAACTTTTGATTTGATCAGAATGTTTTGTGAAGATCTTTTGGAATCTGTAGACATACCAGATTTTTCGTTACCTGAGATTGAAATTGAACACACAAATACGGCAGAAGTAATTGCAAACAAGGTTAGAAGATATTTAGGGATTGAAAGGGGGCCTATCGCTAATTTGATCGAGCTATTGGAGAGAAACGGAGTAATGATCTTTTTGCTACAGAATGCTCCGGACAAGTTTGACGGGACTACCGTAATTACCAAAAGTGGAACTAGGGTTATTGTCCTTAATGAAAACATGCCCAATTACAGAAAAAGATTTACAATTAGCCATGAACTTTGTCACATACTTTGTCATATTCCTTTTACTAGCGAAAATCCGTTTAAAACCGATGCAGATATTGAAAAGGAGGCCGACACATTCGCATCTGAGTTTCTTATGCCTTCGGATCAAATAAGAAATGAATTGTATAGGCTTACCTATGCAAAGCTTACAGACATCAAGGGCTATTGGAAAGTATCCAAAAGCTCAATTATTTACAGAGCACATAAGTTAGGGTGCATTGATATGAACAGATTTATTTATTTGATGACTGAATTAAGTCGTTACAATGAACGCAAGGTGGAAAAAAATGATGTTCCAATGGAAGATCCCCAACTATTGAGACTTATTACTGATACTTTCCACAAATCTCTAGGCTTTACAGATGAAGAATTTATGTCTGCTTTAACAATAAACAAAGACGATTTTGATTTTTTTATTCTTAACAAAAAAAGAAGCACAAAAATGAGAATAGCTGTATAA
- a CDS encoding transposase has translation MYSIGLAIHLQEANVPFAMISPLEIKKSLGMHRGKSDFIDAKRIANYAWLHRDDIKPSVLPAKSILKLKTLLTLRDRLVRDRGGFEATCKEQRLLLGIADNAEVFEVYKSMIAHLTTQIKNLDAQILSVVDNDVALKKTYDLLTSMKGIGPVIAANMITSTHNFTRFTNWRKFACYIGTAPFEHTSGTSVRGKTQVSHLANKQLKKLLHLAAISAIIHNKELRAYYKRRVGEGKSKMSTINVLRNKILARMFALINRQSSYVELAKYPV, from the coding sequence ATGTACAGCATTGGACTTGCTATTCATTTACAGGAAGCAAACGTCCCATTCGCAATGATCTCTCCACTAGAGATAAAGAAGTCGCTTGGTATGCACCGGGGTAAAAGTGATTTTATTGATGCTAAGCGCATAGCGAATTATGCCTGGCTGCACCGGGACGATATCAAACCATCCGTATTGCCAGCTAAAAGTATACTCAAACTTAAAACGCTGCTGACCTTGCGCGACCGCCTGGTACGTGACAGGGGTGGCTTCGAAGCAACCTGTAAAGAACAGCGTTTGTTACTAGGAATAGCCGACAATGCAGAGGTGTTCGAGGTCTATAAAAGCATGATCGCTCATTTGACCACACAAATCAAAAACCTAGATGCGCAAATATTGAGTGTTGTTGATAATGATGTCGCTTTAAAGAAGACATATGATCTGCTAACCAGTATGAAAGGCATTGGCCCTGTCATTGCAGCGAATATGATTACCAGTACGCATAACTTTACCCGTTTTACAAATTGGCGAAAGTTCGCTTGTTATATCGGAACGGCTCCATTTGAACATACATCCGGTACAAGCGTCAGAGGAAAAACGCAGGTTAGCCATTTGGCTAATAAACAGCTTAAAAAGCTGCTTCACTTAGCGGCAATCAGCGCTATCATTCATAACAAAGAGCTAAGGGCCTATTACAAAAGAAGGGTTGGCGAGGGCAAAAGCAAGATGAGTACAATAAACGTTCTACGTAATAAGATTTTGGCCCGCATGTTCGCACTTATTAACCGGCAATCAAGCTATGTTGAATTGGCGAAATATCCAGTCTAG
- a CDS encoding SDR family NAD(P)-dependent oxidoreductase, with protein MAKKVIIIGASSGIGKELVLQLAKADYLIGITGRRIELLEQLRKQHPDRIYCSQIDNTQLDDLDVRLESLKIQLGGLDMLILSSGIGNINESLTFDIEQDTIDLNITAFTKIAGWAFRTFQQQTYGHLVAITSLAGMTGSPVAPAYNASKAYQINYLKGLRKKANQLKQSIIITDVRPGFVDTAMAKGDGLFWVAPVKKAAAQIISAISKKKQVVYITRRWTLVGIVLKFLNV; from the coding sequence ATGGCAAAGAAGGTTATTATTATAGGCGCATCCTCAGGAATAGGTAAAGAGCTCGTTCTTCAGTTGGCTAAAGCTGACTACCTTATTGGAATAACAGGTAGAAGAATAGAACTATTAGAACAGCTAAGAAAGCAGCATCCTGACAGAATATATTGCAGCCAGATAGATAATACGCAACTTGATGATTTGGATGTGAGGCTTGAAAGCCTGAAGATTCAACTTGGAGGCTTGGATATGCTAATTCTGAGTTCTGGTATAGGAAACATCAATGAATCACTCACCTTTGATATCGAACAGGATACAATAGACTTGAACATAACAGCTTTTACAAAAATTGCTGGGTGGGCATTTAGAACATTTCAACAGCAAACCTACGGACATTTAGTAGCCATAACTTCTCTTGCAGGCATGACAGGCAGCCCTGTTGCGCCAGCATATAATGCAAGTAAAGCTTACCAGATCAATTATCTCAAAGGCCTTCGTAAGAAGGCTAATCAGTTGAAACAATCAATAATCATTACAGATGTAAGGCCAGGTTTTGTTGATACGGCAATGGCAAAAGGTGATGGCTTATTTTGGGTGGCACCAGTAAAAAAGGCAGCGGCCCAAATAATTTCAGCGATAAGTAAAAAAAAGCAAGTAGTCTATATAACAAGGCGGTGGACGTTAGTCGGCATAGTACTAAAATTTTTGAACGTGTAA
- a CDS encoding HEPN domain-containing protein — MNLHQNYYLKFLDVNDKADPLSVIAQFFSSDWLPGHLKALAIWRKYLLSDEVFEDGRSGPANVLFTYEITIKLLEAVFLFSKTKRFRLLKDRIYLKIEDQIEQERREWIHYPGILDFKGLANPYEVILQVLERPLDDYNDQLHEWLEIALSTSSIDESLSVADFIWVYESIQKLYEASWVIRQREITLTLKKDTITRNNDLKEANGRTENNLVIYQTNCSFNIVPTIAELAGLEKLTDKIVSSIENVDLIIHLGTYPRPEAYYLLILVSENNKTTEHELVNRIEDLCKPMIDVCALVHKFDAFIRAINGENNFFYNALLNRQIAYQSKDFVIPAVKNFVNELTTKTTEETWKRWGMQGKSFFEAAQRCYEEGNYNLSLFLIHQAVENALSVIIRLCLGYRISIHNLARMLRITQIFTDDFKNVFDYNVAEDICLFKLLQSAYSAARYVDNFNVDKDSVNKLLKRVSMIIDMAEALYTKLIEN; from the coding sequence ATGAACCTGCATCAAAACTACTATCTCAAATTTTTGGATGTTAACGACAAAGCAGACCCATTATCAGTTATAGCCCAGTTTTTTTCATCTGATTGGTTGCCGGGACATTTAAAAGCCTTGGCAATATGGAGAAAATATTTGCTTTCAGATGAAGTTTTCGAAGATGGCCGCAGCGGCCCGGCGAATGTGTTGTTCACTTATGAGATAACCATAAAATTACTGGAGGCCGTTTTTTTATTCTCAAAAACCAAGCGGTTCCGGTTATTGAAAGACCGTATTTATTTAAAAATAGAAGATCAGATCGAACAGGAACGAAGGGAATGGATTCACTACCCTGGCATTCTTGATTTTAAGGGACTTGCCAATCCGTACGAGGTTATCTTACAAGTACTAGAAAGACCTTTGGATGATTATAATGACCAATTGCATGAATGGCTCGAGATAGCTCTATCCACTTCAAGTATTGATGAATCGCTGAGCGTTGCAGATTTCATCTGGGTTTATGAAAGCATTCAGAAGTTGTATGAAGCGTCATGGGTGATCAGGCAAAGGGAAATCACACTAACATTAAAAAAAGACACCATTACTAGAAATAATGATCTAAAAGAAGCAAATGGCAGAACAGAAAACAACTTAGTAATTTATCAAACCAATTGCTCATTCAATATTGTACCAACAATTGCAGAATTGGCCGGACTGGAAAAGCTGACAGATAAGATTGTTTCCAGTATTGAAAATGTAGATCTCATTATTCATTTAGGAACATATCCAAGACCTGAGGCATATTACCTTTTAATTTTAGTTAGTGAGAATAATAAAACAACTGAACATGAACTGGTAAACAGGATCGAAGATTTATGCAAACCTATGATAGATGTTTGCGCATTAGTGCATAAATTCGACGCGTTTATAAGGGCAATAAATGGCGAGAACAATTTTTTTTACAATGCTCTACTAAATCGTCAGATCGCTTATCAATCTAAGGACTTCGTTATACCTGCTGTGAAGAATTTCGTTAACGAACTTACCACTAAAACAACGGAAGAAACGTGGAAACGCTGGGGTATGCAAGGGAAGTCGTTTTTTGAAGCCGCTCAACGATGTTACGAGGAGGGGAACTATAACCTTAGCCTGTTCCTTATACATCAGGCGGTTGAAAATGCATTGAGCGTTATTATTAGACTATGCCTCGGGTATCGAATAAGCATTCATAACCTGGCGAGGATGCTGCGGATTACACAGATATTTACGGACGACTTTAAAAATGTTTTTGATTACAATGTGGCTGAAGATATCTGCCTTTTCAAGCTTTTACAATCTGCTTATTCTGCTGCTCGTTATGTAGACAATTTCAATGTAGATAAGGACTCCGTTAACAAACTATTAAAAAGGGTAAGTATGATCATTGATATGGCAGAAGCCTTGTATACTAAACTGATTGAGAATTGA
- a CDS encoding helix-turn-helix domain-containing protein → MLPLTLFNSIVEVGAIQGIVMGLVLYRLPVKDPSKKHLSLILFTLALLNFKILLHTLGLWNSHLFHFFPLAIDTTLPPLLYLYICLITAQEIACKKILLYFIPTLIFMAYAILVYVWIIPVTDIRHKDILANKFFFNQIKSLEDFVAVISAVFYWLFGFKRIHNYRKWLFDTQSDSRLQELTWLKNLLIMSAIMILGLITVVLIEDIFTSGPHSFLTIEIFYTYLTLTIYYLSLKGYSLYSFSNPVNLIADKIKLRQFSDITADEYSDDLTLNTEDKAYLTIKESILYSMNVEKIYLNQELNIKQMAQHVGYPVAMVSAVINKSLGVNFRNMVNQYRIKEFKERSINPPMHLSLFGIALECGFNSEPSFFRIFKQETGLSPSDYIKNHKI, encoded by the coding sequence ATGCTGCCATTAACATTATTTAATTCTATTGTTGAAGTAGGTGCTATCCAAGGAATAGTTATGGGACTGGTTTTGTATCGTCTGCCAGTGAAAGATCCTAGTAAAAAACACCTCTCTTTAATACTCTTTACGCTGGCGCTCCTAAATTTTAAGATACTTCTGCATACACTTGGTTTATGGAATTCTCATTTATTCCATTTTTTTCCATTAGCAATTGATACAACCTTACCGCCACTGCTGTATTTGTATATATGCTTAATTACAGCACAAGAAATAGCTTGTAAAAAGATTCTGCTTTACTTTATTCCTACGCTAATTTTTATGGCCTATGCAATATTAGTTTATGTATGGATAATCCCTGTAACGGATATTAGACATAAAGACATTTTAGCTAACAAATTTTTCTTTAACCAAATAAAAAGCCTGGAAGATTTTGTTGCCGTTATATCTGCTGTTTTTTATTGGCTGTTTGGGTTTAAACGTATCCATAATTACAGGAAATGGTTGTTTGATACACAGTCTGATAGTCGTTTGCAGGAGTTAACCTGGCTTAAGAACCTTTTAATCATGTCTGCAATAATGATTTTGGGCTTAATTACAGTTGTTTTGATCGAAGATATTTTTACGAGCGGACCGCACTCTTTTTTAACTATTGAGATTTTTTATACGTATTTAACATTAACTATTTATTACCTGTCTTTAAAAGGCTATTCATTGTACAGTTTTTCTAACCCTGTCAATTTAATTGCTGATAAGATAAAGTTGCGCCAGTTTTCTGATATAACAGCGGATGAATATTCGGATGATTTGACCTTAAACACCGAAGACAAAGCCTATTTGACCATCAAGGAATCCATACTATACAGTATGAACGTCGAAAAGATTTATCTAAACCAAGAACTTAATATAAAGCAAATGGCTCAGCATGTAGGATATCCGGTGGCAATGGTATCTGCGGTAATTAATAAAAGCTTAGGCGTTAACTTTCGTAATATGGTCAATCAGTACCGAATAAAGGAGTTTAAAGAGCGCTCAATAAATCCCCCTATGCATCTTTCCTTATTCGGTATAGCCTTAGAGTGTGGTTTTAATTCGGAGCCCAGCTTTTTTAGAATTTTCAAACAGGAAACAGGATTATCCCCTAGCGATTACATAAAAAATCATAAGATATAA
- a CDS encoding C10 family peptidase: MKKSILLPTITTAIVFTTYTFAATALIDLPKHSFPKQDSIFLKTHWQQMGGFEQETPDHLRLGCWSTAFAQIVYYHRLKPFGHVSYTSSHGYVINEDIDSSKIDLAKLSMQIDKVTPTANIDALAKYNYYAALAVNKDFGTDNYMHKLASSGLLEQHYKIRVSRYISWNHILPYSSGKLERIVMQEISSKRPLFLHFANLKDFGHSVVIDGYKQINDRFFVHLNQGQGGPQDGWYDFDEDLLHKGDRNLRVIYTIRPMPKSQLH, encoded by the coding sequence ATGAAAAAAAGCATTCTTTTACCGACCATCACTACAGCAATTGTATTTACTACTTATACATTTGCCGCAACCGCGCTAATTGATTTACCCAAACATAGCTTTCCGAAACAAGACAGTATTTTTCTAAAAACTCACTGGCAGCAAATGGGCGGATTTGAACAGGAAACGCCGGATCATTTAAGGCTTGGATGCTGGAGTACCGCATTTGCGCAGATTGTATATTACCACCGTTTGAAACCTTTTGGGCATGTTAGTTATACATCCAGTCACGGTTACGTGATTAACGAAGATATAGACAGTTCAAAAATTGATCTTGCAAAATTGTCTATGCAGATAGATAAAGTCACACCAACCGCCAATATCGATGCCTTAGCAAAGTATAATTACTATGCCGCATTAGCAGTCAACAAAGATTTTGGAACAGATAATTATATGCATAAGTTAGCATCATCAGGTTTGCTTGAACAGCATTACAAAATAAGAGTTAGCCGCTACATTTCATGGAATCATATTCTACCTTATTCATCGGGGAAACTGGAGCGCATTGTAATGCAAGAAATCAGTTCAAAAAGGCCATTGTTTCTGCACTTTGCCAACCTAAAGGATTTTGGGCATTCTGTGGTTATTGACGGTTATAAGCAAATTAATGATCGGTTTTTTGTTCATTTAAATCAGGGGCAAGGCGGCCCGCAAGATGGCTGGTACGATTTTGATGAAGATTTATTACATAAAGGCGACCGCAATTTAAGGGTTATTTATACAATCAGGCCAATGCCAAAATCACAGTTGCACTAA
- a CDS encoding helix-turn-helix domain-containing protein, whose amino-acid sequence MSETTLHIGRKISKIRELKGIKQETLATLMGVSQQAISKIEQSAEVEDLALSKIADALGVTPDAIKNFSEDGIVNYFNTFNDNSQNHGAVGSQNFNCTFNPLDRLLELFEENKKLYEQLLASEREKVEILKNK is encoded by the coding sequence ATGTCAGAGACAACCTTACACATCGGAAGAAAGATCAGCAAGATACGCGAGCTTAAAGGAATCAAGCAGGAAACGTTGGCGACCCTAATGGGCGTGAGTCAGCAAGCGATTTCCAAGATCGAGCAAAGTGCGGAAGTTGAAGATTTGGCATTAAGTAAAATCGCGGACGCATTAGGAGTAACACCAGATGCAATTAAGAATTTTAGTGAAGATGGTATTGTTAATTATTTCAATACTTTCAATGACAATAGCCAAAATCATGGAGCCGTTGGTTCCCAAAATTTTAACTGTACTTTCAATCCTTTAGATCGACTGTTGGAGCTATTTGAAGAGAATAAAAAGCTTTATGAACAGCTTTTAGCAAGCGAGCGTGAGAAAGTTGAAATTCTTAAGAATAAATAA
- a CDS encoding RNA recognition motif domain-containing protein, whose amino-acid sequence MVKLFVGGFPLDIDEIGLAKLFAIHGYIETIKIVRDKKTRLCKGYAFIEMKDSPGAESAVEYLDNYIISGKALTVKISETLQEVSQPKYVPVQKRSFQISEKANEVVRKKRPRRA is encoded by the coding sequence ATGGTTAAATTATTTGTCGGCGGTTTCCCGCTTGACATAGACGAAATAGGTCTCGCGAAACTTTTCGCAATACATGGTTATATAGAGACAATAAAAATTGTCCGGGATAAAAAGACGCGCTTATGCAAAGGCTATGCCTTTATCGAAATGAAAGACAGCCCGGGGGCAGAATCTGCTGTTGAGTATTTGGATAATTATATAATTAGCGGCAAAGCTCTAACCGTTAAAATTAGTGAGACACTTCAAGAGGTTTCTCAACCAAAATATGTTCCGGTTCAAAAAAGATCGTTTCAAATCTCCGAAAAGGCTAACGAAGTAGTAAGAAAGAAACGGCCACGACGGGCTTAG
- a CDS encoding relaxase/mobilization nuclease domain-containing protein has translation MTGDQVKGKGFRSALRYNLQKVDRDVAKILDSTFTSGNEHSIMAEVALVRVMRPNLQKYFYHTSINFPPSEDLNDEQMNNIANEYLNKMGFVQNQHVIFRHFDAEHPHLHILVNRIGYDGTVVSDSKDYQRSEQVLRSLEKQFGLTEVISSKQSKESAMTKDEWEMMKRTSLPSVKIQLQEIVKEALNQNINSANELIRLLEAKQVNLLFNQASTGFVSGISYGYKGMQFKGAHLGNAYKWQAIKNNISYEQERDRTAIHQANVRTRAGGEYSITGQTRNAGQSANTERKGNIRSTSRTTLRAFADQEVAAGNRKDVQQSTGYLPVKNGNVYRADSRQAEGNKSSNGIDRVQVKENGGGLSERLSAQQQDRQQVDCQGLSRSDLISDLLGLDHHAADLDNAQVNEFKRRKKKKKGHRLG, from the coding sequence ATGACAGGCGACCAGGTAAAAGGAAAGGGGTTCCGCAGTGCTTTACGCTACAATCTACAAAAGGTCGATAGGGATGTCGCTAAAATTCTCGATTCGACTTTTACATCGGGCAACGAGCATTCTATCATGGCAGAAGTAGCTTTGGTCAGGGTTATGCGTCCCAACCTGCAAAAATACTTTTACCATACCTCGATCAACTTTCCGCCGTCTGAAGATCTGAACGATGAACAAATGAACAATATTGCAAATGAATATCTGAACAAAATGGGATTTGTTCAGAACCAGCATGTAATCTTCCGGCACTTTGATGCAGAGCATCCCCATTTGCATATACTGGTCAACCGCATAGGCTATGACGGAACAGTAGTGTCTGACAGCAAAGACTACCAGCGTAGCGAACAGGTATTACGAAGCCTTGAAAAGCAGTTTGGATTGACCGAGGTCATTTCGAGCAAACAATCTAAGGAAAGTGCAATGACCAAGGATGAATGGGAAATGATGAAGCGGACGAGTTTGCCATCGGTAAAGATACAACTTCAGGAGATCGTTAAAGAAGCCTTAAACCAGAATATTAATTCAGCTAATGAATTGATCAGACTGCTGGAAGCAAAACAAGTGAACTTATTATTTAACCAGGCCAGCACAGGATTTGTAAGCGGTATATCTTACGGGTATAAGGGTATGCAGTTTAAAGGTGCCCATTTGGGTAATGCTTACAAGTGGCAGGCCATCAAAAACAATATCAGTTATGAACAAGAAAGAGATCGCACAGCAATACACCAGGCAAATGTTAGAACAAGAGCCGGAGGTGAGTACAGTATAACAGGGCAAACCAGAAATGCCGGACAATCCGCAAATACAGAACGAAAAGGCAACATCCGATCAACCAGCCGAACAACCCTCAGAGCTTTTGCAGATCAGGAAGTTGCTGCCGGAAATAGAAAGGATGTACAGCAAAGCACTGGATATTTACCGGTCAAAAACGGAAATGTATATCGCGCTGACAGCAGGCAGGCTGAAGGAAACAAATCAAGCAACGGAATTGATCGTGTTCAAGTTAAAGAAAACGGAGGAGGACTTTCGGAACGCTTATCTGCTCAACAGCAGGACAGGCAGCAGGTGGATTGTCAGGGTTTATCTCGTAGCGATCTTATCAGCGATCTGCTCGGCCTTGATCACCATGCTGCTGATTTGGATAACGCGCAGGTAAACGAGTTTAAACGCAGGAAAAAGAAGAAGAAAGGTCACAGGCTGGGTTGA
- a CDS encoding plasmid mobilization protein — translation MGRPALQEEEKRVVQVNIRLTEAENKKVNSFAEASGISPANWIRQKAFTGRFPMVKLSPLNAAVYRELHMIGINLNQAVKQLHAGKLSPAYLNILTMLLKTLQDVLKALMQ, via the coding sequence ATGGGAAGACCAGCATTACAAGAAGAAGAAAAGCGGGTGGTTCAGGTGAACATCCGGCTGACTGAGGCAGAGAACAAAAAGGTGAATTCCTTTGCGGAAGCATCAGGCATTTCACCCGCAAACTGGATCAGGCAGAAAGCATTTACCGGCAGATTCCCGATGGTCAAACTATCCCCGCTAAATGCGGCAGTTTACCGGGAACTGCACATGATCGGTATCAACCTGAACCAGGCTGTAAAGCAGTTGCATGCAGGCAAGTTGTCACCTGCTTATCTTAACATCCTTACAATGCTTCTGAAGACCTTGCAGGATGTGTTAAAAGCATTAATGCAATGA
- a CDS encoding helix-turn-helix domain-containing protein — protein MATEIITREDLQEFGERLLGQIKALISGGSAEEPRKFLKSYQVKNLLKISNNTLQTLRDNGTIPFTKIGGILYYSYEDIMKVLRGEVKSKRISFSK, from the coding sequence ATGGCAACAGAAATTATCACCAGGGAAGATTTGCAAGAGTTCGGCGAACGACTGCTTGGCCAGATTAAAGCCCTAATCAGCGGCGGATCGGCAGAAGAACCGCGAAAGTTTTTAAAGAGTTACCAGGTCAAGAACCTGCTTAAAATCTCCAACAATACCCTCCAGACATTAAGGGATAACGGTACTATCCCATTCACCAAAATCGGCGGTATCCTCTATTACAGTTACGAGGATATCATGAAAGTTTTACGGGGAGAAGTCAAAAGCAAACGGATCAGTTTCAGTAAATAA
- a CDS encoding RES domain-containing protein, translating to MRIENFLSDSIFDLPIKQPPKQDFKQFLFRQLDIFIQKLEETQISESSFDTLEHYPIARILQRQLHFIGKIKETVNAYYNGKPSEAYAHLSEGLVNPNKDFNEVLHFKTYLPKENFYRIRIHKENYPIPVNSFFHIPFEKRGLVKTQRFSIPGFPSLYIGSSLYVCWEEMNRPNINDFQAVRLSLTSSLKVLDLSPPPNVNTISSERRYHYLMIWPLVMACSVQIRNHKDTFKPEYIVPQLLLQWVREKEDIDGIAYQTTHIDFRNNISKGDFFNLVLPVKDNRARGLCSHLKSKFVMTNATSIQLSQCSNSGRHYTLLQSELESLNARAHKIEVIPGKSSFYGLSVLGELERTLNYSEEQPIGIEQDELAD from the coding sequence ATGAGAATTGAAAATTTTTTAAGCGATTCAATATTTGACTTACCTATTAAACAACCCCCCAAACAAGATTTTAAACAATTTCTATTTCGACAGCTTGATATATTTATTCAGAAATTAGAAGAAACACAAATTAGCGAGTCTTCATTTGACACTTTGGAGCACTACCCCATTGCACGTATCTTACAACGGCAACTCCATTTTATAGGCAAGATCAAAGAGACAGTTAATGCTTATTATAATGGTAAGCCCTCTGAAGCCTACGCTCACTTATCTGAAGGCTTAGTAAATCCTAATAAAGACTTCAACGAGGTTCTGCATTTCAAAACTTACCTACCTAAGGAAAACTTTTACCGTATACGAATACACAAAGAAAACTATCCGATACCAGTTAACAGTTTTTTTCATATTCCATTCGAAAAAAGAGGATTAGTTAAAACACAACGTTTTAGTATTCCAGGATTCCCTTCTTTATATATTGGTTCATCTTTATATGTCTGCTGGGAGGAGATGAATCGGCCTAATATCAACGATTTTCAGGCCGTCCGTTTGAGCCTTACAAGTTCCTTGAAAGTATTAGATCTATCTCCACCACCAAATGTAAACACTATTTCTTCCGAAAGACGCTATCACTACTTAATGATATGGCCGCTTGTAATGGCCTGCTCTGTTCAAATTCGTAACCATAAGGATACTTTTAAGCCAGAATATATAGTTCCTCAGTTGTTGCTGCAATGGGTGAGGGAAAAAGAAGACATAGATGGTATAGCTTACCAAACGACACATATAGATTTCAGAAATAATATATCTAAAGGTGACTTTTTCAACCTTGTTTTGCCTGTCAAGGATAACAGGGCAAGGGGGTTATGCAGCCATTTAAAATCAAAATTTGTTATGACTAACGCTACTTCGATTCAACTAAGCCAATGTAGTAACAGTGGGCGTCATTATACACTTCTTCAAAGTGAACTGGAATCGCTTAATGCACGAGCGCACAAAATTGAAGTAATACCAGGAAAATCTAGCTTTTATGGGTTATCAGTTCTTGGGGAACTTGAAAGGACTTTAAACTATTCAGAAGAACAACCGATTGGCATAGAGCAGGATGAATTAGCGGATTGA